In Anomaloglossus baeobatrachus isolate aAnoBae1 unplaced genomic scaffold, aAnoBae1.hap1 Scaffold_2424, whole genome shotgun sequence, the DNA window ggctgtggcacctgacacttcttgtatctctgtcgtcgtctgtgttGTATGTCTATGGTTCCTTATCCTCTTTTTTTGTCTTGGCTTACTTGCTTTGGGGGTTGGGTAGGGACTGTTGCACTGCTGTAAGAATTcctggggcatggtgtgacatctagcgcataccatccACACTCTCCTTCATGCTTAGTGAACTCCACCAGGTCTCCCATATGCAGGTTTCGTCCTGGATGTCCTCTTGGCAAGTGGGCTCTTACATCTCTCCTACTAACAAATattccttctttcataccaggcgcGACAATAAACCCGTATCCAGATTTTAAACTGAATTCTTCCACGACTCCGCGGTAAAGGGGACCTCTTTCCTGGTGGCGGGCTTTTCTGAGCGTCTGCTTTTCTTCTAAGTCCTGGGTTGTAACGTCTTCCTTCTTCTCTGGGAACTGTTGTGCCGGAAGTAACCTggctctgctgcggcgccgtgctcTGCTGGTTGGGTTCTTTTTGGCGGCCGCCTCACTGCCTGCGGGCTCCCAAGCAACATACATGCCCAGCATCATTATGGTCAGCGTTTTGTCTTCAGCAGGGGGTGTCAGGCTCTCCTCCCATCAGGAGTAAGGTAGCATCTTGGGCTCTGGGCCTCCCTCAACTAGACAGGGTGCTGAATCCTCCTCTGATGGTTCTGGGGTCGactcttcagcctccaggcctcccctcccccttagtgctccAGAGCACTCCTCCGGCTGCAGCGCTGGGGATGGATCTttgtcagcaggccagggcggggggctCTTAGCCACAGAAGTTACTGGGGCTGCTCCGGGTGAGCGCCTGGGGACGATGTATCGGTCCACCAGGGTCTTGGGGTAGCGGGCGCTCAGCTCCTCCTTGAGCCTCAGGTACTctgggtcttctcccggcggggaTGCAAGACCTGGTTTCTTAGGTGTTGGCTGGGGCGCGGTGGCCGTCTTTGCTGTGCAGGCTGGACTagacggcgttgcggcctggtctggtctggccgggcgggacgctgttgcggcctggtctggcctgGCAGGATGcagttgtggcctggtctggttgggccggactgggcgtcgctgtgcTGGGCATCTCCGCGGGGACCGCAAGCTTCACAGCAGGGACTGTGGCAGGCGTCTCTTCTGGGATCGCAGCCGAGATCTTCGCGGGAGTCACCTCCGGGATCATAATGGGGATCACAGCGGGCGTGGCAGCATGGTGCTCCTTGGGCATCGCAGCGGCCTCTGGGTGCGGAAGCACCGGCGGGATCAGTACACTCGAGCGGGCAGGGGCAACACCACACTCACCCataggtagcatcatcggggtctgggtGGTCGCTGCCCGGCGTGtcacttgtcgcgcggtccacctctcataggcccgtaccgctgcagccatctcccagAGCTCTGTgcatccctctcggatctgctgcatgaCCCTTGCTTCCAGCCAGTCACAGAACTGAGCgatctcccagtcccaccaggcagcggagcctggctctgggtctctgcgttcagacgccatgctTCCTGTGTCACTGCTCACCAAGTCTGCTCTGCCTCTGCTAAGTTTCTTTCTTCTTGCAGCCTAGTCACTTCCCGCCATCTCTGGACAACTCCACCCCCATCGTTTGCGAGGTCAAGATGCTGCAGGggctctctgggtagccacacctcttcgtgggcggctaCTTCTTTcttcgcgggctgctgttgtttcttggcgcgcttttcatggtggcaatatggcggtgctTCAAACTTTTCGAatggaccgccaaggcacatggtcacctgtcttaacaggtctactcCTTATCCTGTTCGTCACGCCAgaaaagatgtgaagccccacattaCCTTCTGATGCCGGACGCCGCAGGGACTCCACGGTCTTGGTGgttttctggtcacaggtaggtaacCTTCGATGGGGATTCATGAcggcactctcggtattgcggtcaggggaccaccactgcaggttaggggacgcctggggctgatgttgggtgcagttatatGTAGTGGCctactgagagtgaggctggccccagggcccaggtgtaggaGTGTAGTACCACACCTGTAGCACCAGtagcacagcaggaatgtctttcagggtttttactcacgcttGCTGGTAACAGTGAGCCAACCCAGGCGATGCGATGATGAACCAGGagaggaaccaggctccttcaggctgacttagggggtggctactgactcaccttcctagctctcttgtgtttgtggtgacccagacttgtagtcctacggggtcactcagggaagttgcttccgcctgttctcccctttttggcccgtttgcttgtagcttgGACTAGaacctccggctgcttgcctcttgtaacCTATGGACCCTCTCGttcctacgtggctgcggactctctggtgttttggtggagggtatgaagtacccccacctgcaggttgagcaggccaacggaatgggcccctgctctggggacctgtaatccCGTGCGGGCCTGGctcacctggcagtccccgtactcggccacccctttgcactccggCCTTGTGTGGTTTTCGAGCGGCACTGCGAggcgaccgttctcccccgccagtaaccactgcacctgcggtgtctgactagtgacagcctgcagggtccctccttgcgactgctctccctgagcttcactaactgactggctcactactccctcccctctgtgcctgcctccgcaacttagtaaccagcctctctaccacaccccttgagtggagatggaggccacgtccCCTCCtgaattccccaggggtcccttcaaaggtcaatgtgggaaacctggttgctatgtgcctgtgtgtccacaccccggtcagccttctggattacctgtgatgtactgacccagcattggtgcagtattcagtggtgcctgaccaggtcaggggcgccacacagtgctccatagtgtctgaaccactacaccctaggggaactgaatgtattaaactccttggcatgttatgccctgttgcttatcctaccattttttttaaaataagctgttgggagctgttggaagtaacttctgatgctgtgctacatggtatttgaaccattcccccctggggaaacggaatttttttaaatcctcggtgttagctagtggaataaagcctgagttccagagtgaaacaactgccacttccacggtgctgcatgcttcacaaactgcggtctaggaagcaggcgatgatgcctcctgctcccaacctgcttttggtcagatgcaatcatcatcaacaacatcagcttcgatgtcccagcgtggcgttcatttgtccataaaacatacatttctgaatcatttgaatataatttgaatagagggccactggagccggtggtgttggtggaggaggaggaagagggcaaggccatCATCCAAATggtcacattggcaatagcactgtaaagtgttaaggagtacgtattccaactttcacactaatgatataggggacgcagaaaactacaaatgactgccatccctccccaatgtatgttacagggcccacctgagatccCTACGaaatctgagatttgaggacaaccAGTGGCCCTTTctgcatttgaatagagggccactggagccggtggtgctggtggaggagtaggaggagggcaaagtcaacatcccaacgggcacattgtagctgaccctttaaagtgctgtcaaatttgtcccaaaaaaggaggtgtgagacagacaccaatatgatGTATAAGTTACagtcctttctaatcgaaaaagaaggaaaaatgtaaaaaacgaaacgtgtgaacatatgctaaagtgtttttttgagAGGGCGGGGCgtgatttgacattttattacagttattaggcactagaaactgtttcttagcaattgcccctcttttactttggtttgagagctgttctggcgactacgtaaacgccacgtgctgctctgaccacgttattcaaagacaccagaaatgcagtcaggcaccttttaAAGGCTGTGccaatactgtttcagccttttcccatccatttcagccttttcctcagttaccacaggtcaccgacaggtccgacgtaaaattattctggttttccatagacttacattgggggtcgactattcgtgaatactcAAAAAGCGGTGAGGTATTCGCCGGACATCCGTCGAagagaataatagggtattcgatcatccctaatcattatctatgggaataacagaggatatgaccggggaggagagaggttctgatgtcattacatcattatctatgggaataacagaggatatgactggagaggtgaggtttctaatgtcatcacattacattattatatatgggaataacagaggatatgaccagggaaggtgatggactctggaaatgtctgtagtgatattatttATGTCAtcacactcaggattacacagtagtgaaggcctctagtgatcgctgtcaggcccctgtgtctgaaggacggggaggaaccctgagcccaatcccggggtctccacctcacccccggatacatgaggacatcaatgaccagaaggtcctggaactcaccaacaagatgcttgagctgctgactggagaggtgacactgccgggaatgctgggacattatacaggacggcactggaggattctgggtgatgacggtatcattgtgttgtcaggttcctataaggtgtcaggacgtcaccgtctatttatccatggaggagtgggagtatctagaaggacacaaggagcggtacaaggaggtggtgatggaggagctccagccccgcacatcaccaggtaatagacaggactgaacacacccggcctataattatctgtatgtaataatgatgtccgtcctgtctgtgtctcctgcaggtctctccagtacgaggacgaccccagagagatgtcccgctcctcctcctcctccacaggatcctcaggtagatggagatctcccctatgaggtgtagacggctgtgacctccttgtgttcagtcttgttttctcctccagtattagatgttttatacttgtgtaatgagagcggtggagacggcaggatcacagctgaccacagacctcacatgtccggatcttatctccattattcccggggacttttacaatactttgttttgcagcttttagatctggataaagatctgaacaatattaattctccagagagaaatgtgaggggcgatcagcggagtaaagaggagattcctacagatcaccaccccggtgagtacagaccacccaataaCGCACACAAGTCACACATTCCTATATTTCTGCTCTTTGTTGTCAGTTTTTCCAGCGGCatattaacccttcatgtaaaAGACACATGAAATGTGAATGGATCTGTGATCCCGGTGCAGGTCATAACACGGGATGTGCAGTtatgttatagaggagaaatacagcTGGACATGAATTCTGCCGATGTGAGCGAGGACGAGCTCCAGCTCTTTCCTATTATCCACTGTCAGGGCTAATGAGGGGTTTGTCCACTTtaaggactaaaggccactttacacacagagataaatctttggcagatctgtggttgcagggaaattgtggacaatcagtgccaggtttgtggctatgtacaaatggaacaatatgtccataatttcactgcaaccacagatctgccaaagatttatttctgtgtgtaaagtggccttaagaattaGAGATTTgcaaacctgttcgataaaggtttgccaatttcatattCTGTACGAGATTAGCTTGTTTGGGCTCGGTAACTCCGAGCACTTTCCTCAAAAGTCGATATTGTTCGTTTTTGTTCGGTTTCTGCCCCGAGCGATATTTtataatagggacgtgcagtgtaaggaaaggtgtgtgtctgtctgtctcaaatcggcacatttcatgatagaaagagggattgttGCTTGtaatgcctgctaaagagttgccagtgaagcatgtaaataggtATTGCTTCATATTCCTGCCTGTTCAAAAGTATGCAAACTTATTTATggttattgctagttagcagtgcctggcctaaaaagttgctatgTAAGTATGTAAAGTGTTTCTTGGCAATTGTAATTACCTGCTAAAAtactgcaaacacagttataggaattgttacttgttagtgcctggcctaaaaaagttgctagggaagtatctaggATGTAGTTTTTTTggtaattttaattgcctgctgaaaaatatgcaaacacatttataggtatttctAGTTAGCCATGCGTGGCCTAAAATTTTTCTagagaagtatctaaaaagtggttgttGGCAATTTTAAATGCCTGCTGAAATatacgcaaacacatttataggtattgcttgtTAGCCGTgggtggcctaaaaagttgctagggaagtatataAAAAGTGGtttttgccaattttaattgccttctTCAAATTATGAACCAAAAATAGCAAAAATCTCTAAAACAATAGACCTTTATTAGATAAATATGTAAGATCCCAGGCAAACAACACAAAGTGGTGTGCACAATCTACACCAGGGTAACTTATAGGCAGGAAACAGCAGGGGTAAAAATAAGTGATGACCTCTACAGGTCAGGGCATAGTATTCCAGTAGTGTGTTTACAGAAATCGGCCTTGCCCTACATTCAGCACTGCCTAACGACAAAGCTAATACCACCCTAATTTACATGAtgccccgttcctcggtggctctCCCTATTACTACCTACTCTGCCACTAGATATGTACCCTCCACCAAAAACCCCATTAAAGTGGAAGTGCAGACACAAAACCATGTATCACATTCATAAGTAAAGGCAGTGTTGAATGTAGGGCAAGGCCAATTTCCGTAATAACACTACTGGAATACATATGCCCTGACCTGTAGAGGTCATCACTTATTTTTACCACTGCTATTTCCTGCCTATACGTTACCGTGGTGTAGATTGTACACACCACTTTGTGTTGTTTGCCTGGGATTTTACATATTTATCTAATAaaggtctatttttttttttagaggtttttGCTATTTTTGGTCCATATGTTCACACCTCTATTCTTTATCTATCATTAGTTTACTAGCTGCTCCAACtaacgcaaacacatttataggtatggcATGTTAGCAGTCCCTGGCCTGCTGTAAATTTTTTAGGCAACTAGCTGAAAAGttcttcttggcaattttaattccctctcaaaattatgcagtgaaaTACATTATAGGTTTTCTTATTcatgcctgctgaaaatttgctcttgaacaagctgaaagggtcttcttgGCAATTTTCCGTGTCGGCTCCAAATTACTCAGTGAAAGGGATTTGTACGTAGTGGTACTTTTTATTGCTTTTTCAATATTGACTAAGTCTGGAAATAATTAATAATTTGTGTgaggtgcctgacaggtgtgggcatagggttgtgaaacattagtttggaaggggaagggtacatcaaccatgagtggtaaataacGGCGAGGTTGTTGTGGAAGGTGGAATAGGCGGGGTGTCGGAGAtgtatgtgtgggaagttctgttagtcaaaggtcttgTGAGCAAACACcgcctcatcctatcccaagagaaatgagaataacttccgttactggacagcctactccactagattttttTTGCAGCCGCATATCGCATCAACTTTGAAATGATGCTGATAAAGATGAGGCTGGAATAGATGGCgctctaataataaataataataataattaatgaaaACCAGTTGGTGCTGGAGTGGATGTCAAGCGCTGGATCACCTCCACCcccgggtggaggtgatgatgatgacactcagatacctgaggcgcacacTTACTGTCCTCTGatatcaggtcaggaagaggagtaggtcaacatagagcctgatgatgacgttgtagatcccacttgatgtgaacccagaggcacgcaactgtgtagctcagcagataagaAGGTTAGCTGAGGAAGTTATGTGGCAAttcccaaatggagtcttcattcatctgtgtatgcaagggcagcaacaTTGCCATACTAGGGTGcaaatgagtcactccaagtctgatgatgtcgTTATAGTatacatgaaaaagataccctttctttccacctcacacacagagatttttgtctgtagtgccagtcttctgggacacCAGTCGCTCAAGCATTTcttaatttttaaaattaaaatgctggGCCACAGCTTATGtgttgcatgtgtggcgccctggactagccaggtggtcacagacattacactttacacacccccaccctcagagagtaacattagccaaacaaaaatccttgttgcctccctccaggggctgatgtccacaccaggtggggcggagccaggtggttggccccgcccatcgaggagttcacagtcctggaggcgggaaaaggagtgaagTTCAGTTCAGACACAGATTGTGTCAGGCAGTGAAATTGGAAGGAGTAAactctgcaagtgtctgggttggagcccaggcacctacagcaaggttggcaggcggtggtggccgtctgcaggagtgacagatctccgcagaaccgtaggaccggggctgggcagtggcccaccggtaccgaaccggggaccggagtgaagttagcacacaggcagggccatcggaccccgaccaggctttgagCCACCAGCAAAGGTCAAataccgagtgtgaccggaaccccaggggttccctaacaacccaagtcccgttagaaggcaaccgtccgcaccagaggatatacagccaccgccacaggctagaggtccaagggccagcgcctgcgggcaaacgggctcctccggtatctatacaccggggagtggactaccatgtgggaagccatcggagtcattacagtacacaaaggtgcagggaaagacagccaccatcagccgtccgggaaaagcacaacatcagcactgcagccggctgcgtgacccgtccatccggcagtttggtttaccagagactcttgtcattgattttctgagtgagtacaccagtgccgtccggcagcgCACTGtttctgcaaccctgcacctcaccaaccaagcctccccgtcacaccatcgggccccgggagcaccaacccccctacccacggaggggataacatcctcgCTGCCTcctgtcatctctcccgggatccccgtcaccggcagcggtggtgccattgtcaccacgtaccgtgggtggcgtcacggacaatctccccaaaccaattatcccccttttcactcacgggcgaggagcgctgctcgagtccccggatccggcccaccgctcaagccaccgagcagcagcagcgccggacccgagcgttagtgagcgcagcgccccgccgcccgcgacacatggaccgtacctcccagctcttttaaggccctatgtgGAGGGGAGaggttgatgctactgtactgcggtCTTCCTGAAAGTTTTTTAAATATCTATATTCTTAGTCAGTTTTCAACATTTTCTTTTGACTGCAGTTTCCATTGGTCTGGGATCAAGAAGCCTACGCCTGTCtgttatcttgctgtctctggtgtaggttgaaatgctggttcaggccctgTTCCAGGGCCGGTCCCACACAGCCATGTTGCTTAGTTGgaatatttgtagtctgtgccaattattGCCGCTTTTCCTGttatctgaccttaatttttggaaatgtgtagaCTTCAAGTAGGGTCTTTAAGTTGGCTTTtgccagtgcttaaattaatatgcattggagaacacagtAACACAGCTGCAGAATTGTGGTCAACTATCCAGGCCCAGTTTCATCAATagctgtctccactaaacctggagccagggaaggccttgTGCGATAACAGTGCAAATCTGATAGGTACACTACGCTTGGGCAACATTATATGTgtattgcatggctcacgtgctcaacctggttgtacagaaatttctagggaaCTATTCCTGCCTGGATGCACtgatgcagaaggcacggtcactgtgtgctcactttttaaaatagaaatgtcaggccacatcctgtgtgttgcatggaccataactccctgctgtgcaaagacactctgGAGAAATGGGGGAGCATTTGATGCCACTGTCTTGCTGTCtgactgaaatgtttttaaatctctaaaCTCCAAGATGggtgtccaagttgtgtcttgtctgtactagcaggggtatgggagcaccaaccctacacctgtctctcatccacctctatattttttctatcaatagcctaggaagctaatgagTGGGGCAAAACAGTGGTGctacactgtaaaatgtatttttgctgttttggaagcttttcaaccccctaaaggtgttttctgtgccttaaGTTTGGCCTCTCATTGAATCCAATGGTGTTCGATAAAGGTTCGGAGTTCGGTTCAATAAAGGTTCGCGAACGCATCCCTTGTTTGGTTCGGCAAACCGAACCAGGGATCGTTCGTTCATCCCTACTAAAAATCCATTACACTCATGTCAGTGTGTGACAGATACAGAACATGGAGACATAAACCCAAATAACAGGAGCAAATGGAGATTACTGCTCTGGGGGTCGGTAATGCTGCTCaccagggaggaggaggaagagacagagatggCAGAGCGTTATTATCACATAACAAATCTCATGGTTACATGAAAGATGAGCATCACCTCTTATATATAACCCATTGTGTCCTGATAGGATAGGATACAGTGTTTAAAAATGACAAAATCTGTTTTATTCTTTTGACAGAAGATTGTGGAATTATACAGAATACATATGAAAAGCAAGTCATTATCCCAGAAAAACCCTCAGCCCTTTACACCCAAGATCCATCATCTGATGCTTCTGAACAATCTCCTGATTTACCACAGAATGTTAAGCAAAATAAAATCCAGAGTGATCAACAGCAACAGAGAGCTCACACAGGGGAGGAGCCATActcttgttcagaatgtgagatAAGTTTTAATCAAAAATCACAGCTTGTTGTACATCTAAAAGCTCACACAGAGGAGAATCTATATTCATGTAatcaatgtgaaaaatgttttacccAAAAGTGTGCTCTAATTTCACATAAAATAATTCACAAAGGAAAACCATTTTCTTGTCCAGAGTGTGTaaaatgttttacttggaaatcaCAACTTATTCAAcatctaaaaactcacacaggggagaagctattttcgtgttcagaatgtgggaaatgctttagccAAAAATCAGATGTTTTTAGACATCAAataattcacactggggagaagccatattcatgttcagaatgtgggaaatgctttacccAGAAATCGGATGTTCTTAGACAtcaaataattcacacaggggtaaagccattttcatgttcagaatgtgggaaatgttttattcggaaatcacagcttgattttcatataaaaattcacacaggggtgaagccaatttcatgttcagaatgtgggaaatgttttattcggaaatcacagcttgacctgcatataaaaactcacactggggagaagccattttcatgtccagaatgtgggaaaggttttattcaGAAAGCACGTCTTGGTgcacatataaaaactcacactggggagaagccattttcatgttcagaatgtgggaaatgttttattcggaaagaaCATCTTGTTGGACATATAAAAACTCACAGAAGGTAGAAAACATTTTTATGTTTATAGTGTGGGCAATATTCTAGCAGTAAATCTCTTGCTGAACATTTAAgaacccacacaggggagaagccatattcatgttcagaatgtgggaaatgttttacccagaaATCAGCTCTTCTCAGACCTCAACGAATTCACACaaaggagaagccatttttatgttctgtgTGTGGAAAGTGTTATCAGCAAAAGTCACATCTGATTACTCATCCAAAAACTCACACAGAAAAAAACATATACATAACAAATCTTTTTAGACATCATAGAACTCACACTCAAGAAAGCAGACATTTTTTCAAATGTTTCAGTCAAATCCACCGACAAGGAGTCTATAAGTTCTGCCtgtgtttcctccagtttcctgcaaca includes these proteins:
- the LOC142262028 gene encoding uncharacterized protein LOC142262028; translated protein: MNKDKDQIMEKILNLSLEIIFHLTGEDYTVVKASSDRCQAPVSEGRGGTLSPIPGSPPHPRIHEDINDQKVLELTNKMLELLTGEVPIRCQDVTVYLSMEEWEYLEGHKERYKEVVMEELQPRTSPGLSSTRTTPERCPAPPPPPQDPQLLDLDKDLNNINSPERNVRGDQRSKEEIPTDHHPEDCGIIQNTYEKQVIIPEKPSALYTQDPSSDASEQSPDLPQNVKQNKIQSDQQQQRAHTGEEPYSCSECEISFNQKSQLVVHLKAHTEENLYSCNQCEKCFTQKCALISHKIIHKGKPFSCPECVKCFTWKSQLIQHLKTHTGEKLFSCSECGKCFSQKSDVFRHQIIHTGEKPYSCSECGKCFTQKSDVLRHQIIHTGVKPFSCSECGKCFIRKSQLDFHIKIHTGVKPISCSECGKCFIRKSQLDLHIKTHTGEKPFSCPECGKGFIQKARLGAHIKTHTGEKPFSCSECGKCFIRKEHLVGHIKTHRR